The following are encoded in a window of Camarhynchus parvulus chromosome 1A, STF_HiC, whole genome shotgun sequence genomic DNA:
- the LGALS1 gene encoding galectin-1 gives MSCGPVCSNLGLKPGQRLTVKGKIAPNAKSFVMNLGKDATLLGLHFNPRFDAHGDVNTIVCNSKKVEEWGAEHREAVFPFQKGGTAEITFAVNQNDVTVHLPGHQFTFPNRLNLPVFDYFDTQGDFTLQSISWE, from the exons atgTCTTGC GGACCAGTGTGCTCCAACTTGGGTCTCAAGCCTGGCCAGCGCCTCACTGTCAAGGGGAAAATTGCACCAAATGCCAAGAG ctttgTGATGAATCTGGGCAAGGATGCTACCCTCCTTGGACTTCACTTCAATCCCCGTTTTGATGCTCATGGCGATGTGAACACCATCGTGTGCAACTCAAAGAAGGTGGAAGAGTGgggtgcagagcacagggaggctgtctttcctttccagaaagggggcacagcagag ATCACTTTTGCTGTCAACCAAAATGATGTGACAGTCCACCTGCCAGGCCACCAGTTCACATTCCCTAACCGGCTTAACCTCCCTGTCTTTGACTACTTTGATACACAAGGGGACTTCACACTCCAGTCCATCAGCTGGGAATAA
- the LOC115910426 gene encoding urotensin-2 receptor-like: protein MSYNTSLISPSPREDPKGGSFLEESSGGGDDSNVLGGDSPVTGPLGAVLLVMCLTGMVGNVYTVAVASGRVAGCSAGSLGVYMINLALADLLYLSTIPFVVCTYFAHDWFFGDVGCRLLLSLDLLTMHASIFLLTAMSLERYWAVAKPLRARRASNACRRLASAILWLLSLLLTAPMMAMTQLREGDGPRKRICVPTWTPAAFRLYLTVLFGTGILAPGAVLGIVYARLARAYRSSAWGLGLPLPGRVPARRLLCRISAIVAAYWACFLPFWAWQLARLYQGEGLGIGPTAQAYLNFGVTCLAYGNSCVNPFLYTLLASSHRRGHGRAGTDMAWPAAPSQQLQRATASPWLSESSQGL from the coding sequence ATGTCTTACAACACTTCTCTTATCAGCCCAAGTCCTAGAGAGGATCCCAAGGGTGGCAGTTTCTTGGAGGAAAGCAGTGGTGGGGGTGATGACAGCAATgtcctgggaggggacagcccggTCACAGGGCCGCTGGGTGCGGTGCTGCTGGTCATGTGCCTCACTGGGATGGTGGGGAACGTCTACACAGTGGCAGTGGCCTCTGGCAGGGTGGCAGGCTGCTCAGCAGGCTCCTTGGGGGTCTACATGATCAACCTTGCCCTGGCTGACCTCCTGTACCTCTCCACCATCCCCTTTGTGGTTTGCACCTATTTTGCCCATGACTGGTTCTTTGGGGATGTGGGTTGCAGGCTTTTGCTCAGCCTGGACCTCCTCACCATGCACGCCAGCATCTTCCTTCTGACCGCCATGAGCCTGGAGAGGTACTGGGCAGTGGCCAAGCCTCTGCGGGCCCGGCGGGCCAGCAATGCCTGCCGTAGGCTGGCCAGCGCCATCCTCTGGCTCCTCTCGCTCCTGCTCACGGCCCCCATGATGGCGATGACTCAGCTGCGGGAGGGGGACGGCCCCCGCAAGCGCATCTGTGTGCCCACCTGGACACCAGCAGCTTTCCGGCTCTACCTGACGGTGCTGTTCGGCACCGGCATCCTGGCACCCGGCGCCGTGCTGGGCATCGTCTACGCCCGCCTGGCCCGCGCGTACCGCTCCTCGGCCTGGGGCCTGGGGCTGCCGCTGCCCGGCCGGGTCCCTGCCCGGCGGCTCCTCTGCAGGATCTCTGCCATCGTGGCGGCCTACTGGGCCTGCTTCCTCCCCTTCTGGGCCTGGCAGCTGGCCAGGCTGTaccagggagaggggctgggcatCGGCCCCACCGCCCAGGCCTACCTTAACTTTGGTGTCACCTGCCTGGCCTATGGCAACAGCTGTGTCAACCCCTTCCTGTACACCCTGCTTGCCAGCAGCCACCGCCGTGGCCATGGCCGTGCTGGGACGGACATGGCATGGCCTGCAGCGCCCtcgcagcagctgcagagagccacAGCATCCCCCTGGCTTTCAGAGAGCTCTCAGGGTCTGTGA
- the LOC115910170 gene encoding arf-GAP with dual PH domain-containing protein 1-like — MAGGNERSMKALKEVWQRAENSLCADCGKPDPDWASSTLGVFICLSCSGIHRNIPSISKVKSLKMDYWDDAQVQFLAKHGNAVTKAIYEAHIPIYYYQPTYNDCQVLREQWIRAKYERKEFTEPGKQLPYSDGVKEGILWKRGRDNGQFLPRKFLLSEREGCLKYFTKQDAKEPKINVKIDVINATFQPEKIGNPNGLQITYLKDNKTRNIFVYHESGKEIVDWFNAIRSVQFHYLKVAFPIASDNEIKNRLTRNFLKEGYMEKTGPKQREAFKKRWFTLDHRRLMYFKDPLDAFAKGEVFVGSGENGYSVQKGLPSGTQGNFSWHYGITIVTPDREYLFTCETETDQLEWVRAFTSVINQAMTPQEYAIEAYFKFKS, encoded by the exons ATGGCTGGAGGGAACGAGCGGAGCATGAAGGCCCTGAAGGAAGTGTGGCAAAGAGCAGAGAATTCTTTGTGTGCGGACTGCGGGAAACCAG ATCCTGACTGGGCATCCTCTACTTTGGGTGTCTTTATATGCCTCAGCTGTTCAGGAATTCACCGCAACATCCCTAGCATCAGCAAAGTCAAATCCCTGAAGATGGACTACTGGGATGATGCTCAGGTGCAG TTTCTGGCCAAGCATGGGAATGCTGTGACTAAAGCCATATATGAAGCTCACATCCCTATTTACTATTACCAGCCAACCTACAATGACTGCCA AGTGCTGAGAGAACAGTGGATACGGGCCAAATATGAACGCAAAGAATTTACTGAGCCAGGAAAACAGCTGCCATATTCTGATG GGGTGAAGGAAGGCATCCTTTGGAAGCGAGGCCGAGACAACGGGCAGTTCCTACCCCGCAAGTTCCTCTTGTCTGAGAGAGAGGGATGTCTGAAGTATTTCACCAAGCAGGAT GCCAAAGAACCCAAAATCAATGTTAAAATAGATGTAATTAATGCTACATTCCAGCCAGAGAAGATTGGGAACCCCAATGGCCTGCAGATCACCTATCTCAAAGACAATAAGACCCGGAATATATTTGTCTACCATGAAAGTGGAAAG GAGATAGTGGACTGGTTCAACGCCATCCGCTCAGTGCAGTTCCATTACCTGAAGGTGGCATTTCCCATTGCCAGCGATAATGAG ATCAAAAATCGTCTGACGAGAAACTTCTTGAAGGAGGGATACATGGAGAAGACTGGTCCCAAG CAGAGAGAGGCCTTTAAGAAGCGCTGGTTCACGCTGGATCACCGCAGGCTCATGTACTTCAAGGATCCTTTG GACGCCTTTGCTAAGGGTGAGGTGTTTGTGGGCAGTGGAGAGAATGGATATAGTGTCCAGAAGGGATTGCcttcagggacacagggcaACTTCTCTTGGCACTACGGCATCACCATTGTCACCCCTGACCGGGAATACCTCTTCACCTGCGAGACAGAGACTGACCAGCTGGAGTGGGTCAGAGCCTTCACTAGTGTCATCAACCAGGCCATGACACCACAGGAATATGCAA TTGAAGCCTACTTCAAGTTTAAATCCTAG
- the NOL12 gene encoding nucleolar protein 12 yields MGRKKNKKGPGGRERRLVVTFDEERRREYLTGFHKRKVERRKAALEEIKRKLKEEERKIKEERHQEYLKMLSEREEALEEADELEHLVTSRTESVNIDHPNHIVTVTTISDLDLSGARQLGLSSPLGKTDGSEEEKGEEVENKPVRTMPKKSRNPFLSEKISSLTATLHMHSQKKTKRKRSQRGQGSRKKIQKSSTGRTTKTQRRRLTGKMGRDQD; encoded by the exons ATGGGCCgcaagaagaacaagaagggccCGGGCGGCCGCGAGAGGCGGCTGGTGGTGACTTTCGACGAGGAGCGGCGGAG GGAGTACCTGACCGGCTTCCACAAGCGGAAGGTGGAGCGGAGGAAGGCGGCGCTGGAGGAGATCAAACGGAAGctgaaggaagaggagaggaaaattaaaGAGGAG CGGCACCAGGAGTATCTGAAGATGCTGAGCGAGAGGGAGGAGGCGCTCG AGGAGGCTGATGAACTGGAGCACTTGGTGACATCGCGGACAGAGTCTGTGAACATCGACCACCCAAACCACATCGTAACAGTGACCACCATCAGCGACCTGGACCTCTCGGGGGCACGCCAGCTGGGACTGAGCAGCCCCCTG ggaaaaactGATGGAtctgaagaagagaaaggggAAGAGGTGGAGAACAAGCCTGTGAGAACAATGCCCAAGAAGTCCAGAAACCCCTTCCTGTCTGAAAA AATCTCCTCTCTTACTGCCACGCTGCACATGCACAGCCagaagaagacaaaaagaaagagatcCCAACGTGGGCAAGGCTCACGTAAGAAAATCCAGAAGTCCAGCACAGGGCGAACCACCAAGACTCAGCGTCGGAGACTGACTGGCAAAATGGGCCGTGACCAGGATtaa
- the LOC115910029 gene encoding TRIO and F-actin-binding protein-like — MTRLWDNTLGSGKRDMMSYLGHKEEVRSRAPQADRPRNLSTESSSPPKTCFAVDVVASRVARASPSNGLLPVPERRPASQKPEESWPKHRKTDPPWASTVPRAAAGSPPARSDLLGASGHLSGPRGREPHRQPGSGAAEARHGLERQQYTVLADLPKPRRLGQRDAANRYGSRTLSPGRVEVERIFGCERRKSETLEAFQALEEGRVDRLDGKTPVPPSKGHLTRRRSSPNLPREGQRLSWQLEQRSRDPKEPRRSPSPARHPEKASRLRGDSPRPASPGWLLERGSRSPRAASPARRSERRAGEPGNPPCHTEKSWRSRGEPARPPGSERGRATWQALEKKSRGDSLHPAGAGKGSGNIRLSRAGPPPRALSPGRRTESTRKSQKEISPPSLWRGAERQGVKPGEPLHLSGPRKASECSWQSLREKVTSSQPSKGTSSDSKGRGKPLRPISPTRPPEQDWRGRGDAHQAQVWEKDWKRQEMPVCHADVMRQLERDWKSPARCLEGGLRPDDSWRRPESPTQHLEEDWQGPEHARDAHNPEKPLETDWGNKSLLIYHPQLGGSTFPPQSSTGSSGSPQPHLNASKNHNKVGKLRHRAFL; from the exons ATGACCCGGTTGTGGGACAACACTTTGGGATCGGGCAAACGGGACATGATGAGCTACTTGGGCCATAAGGAGGAGGTGCGGTCACGAGCCCCACAGGCAGACAGACCCAG AAATCTGTCCACTGAAAGCAG CTCTCCTCCGAAGACCTGCTTTGCCGTGGACGTGGTGGCATCCCGCGTCGCTCGTGCCTCCCCCAGTAACGGCCTTCTCCCCGTCCCAGAGCGCCGTCCTGCCAGCCAGAAGCCTGAGGAGAGCTGGCCAAAGCACCGAAAAACTGACCCTCCCTGGGCATCCACCGTGCCACGTGCCGCGGCTGGCTCCCCGCCGGCCCGCAGTGACCTGCTGGGTGCCAGCGGGCACCTCTCTGGCCCACGGGGCCGGGAGCCCCACAGGCAGCCCGgcagtggggctgcagaggcGCGGCACGGGCTGGAGCGGCAGCAGTACACGGTGCTGGCAGACCTGCCCAAGCCCAGGCGCCTCGGCCAGCGGGACGCTGCCAACCGCTACGGCTCCCGGACACTCAGCCCCGGCCGAGTGGAGGTGGAGAGGATATTTGGATGCGAACGCAG GAAATCAGAGACGCTGGAGGCCTTCCAGGCTCTGGAGGAGGGCCGTGTGGACCGGCTCGATGGCAAGACGCCAGTGCCACCCAGCAAAGGCCACCTAACTCGGAGGCGGTCCAGCCCCaacctgcccagggag GGTCAGCGACTCTCCTGGCAGCTCGAGCAGCGCAGCAGAGACCCCAAGGAGCCCCGGcgttcccccagcccagctcggCACCCCGAGAAGGCCAGCAGGCTCCGGGGGGACTCCCCAcgccctgccagccccggctggctgctggagagaggcagCCGCAGCCCACGCGCCGCCAGCCCAGCCCGCAGGTCCgagaggagagcaggggagcCCGGGAACCCTCCCTGTCACACTGAGAAAAGCTGGAGAAGCCGAGGGGAGCCTGCCCGCCCCCCAGGCTCAGAGAGGGGCCGAGCCACCTGGCAAGCACTGGAGAAGAAGAGCCGGGGGGATTCCCTGCACCCcgcaggggctgggaagggctcaggTAACATCAGGCTGAGCCGAGCAGGGCCACCACCACGGGCCCTCAGTCCTGGGAGACGCACAGAGAGCACAAGGAAAAGCCAAAAGGAGATCTCCCCTCCCAGCTTGTGGCGGGGCGCAGAGAGGCAAGGAGTGAAGCCTGGGGAGCCGTTGCACCTCTCAGGGCCCAGGAAGGCATCAGaatgcagctggcagagcctcCGGGAAAAGGTGacctcctcccagccctcaaAGGGCACCAGCAGTGACTCCAAAGGCCGAGGCAAGCCCCTGCGCCCCATAAGCCCAACACGACCCCCGGAGCAGGACTGGAGGGGGCGAGGGGATGCCCACCAAGCACAGGTGTGGGAGAAGGACTGGAAGCGCCAAGAGATGCCCGTGTGCCATGCAGATGTGATGCGCCAGCTGGAAAGGGACTGGAAAAGCCCTGCTAGATGTCTGGAAGGAGGACTACGGCCAGATGACAGCTGGAGAAGGCCTGAGAGTCCAACGCAGCATCTGGAGGAGGACTGGCAAGGTCCCGAGCACGCACGAGATGCACACAACCCTGAGAAGCCATTGGAAACTGACTGGGGGAACAAGAGTCTTCTCATTTACCAT ccccagctgggtgGAAGCACCTTCCCACCACAAAGCAGCACTGGCTCCTCAGGAAGCCCGCAGCCACATTTGAATGCCAGTAAGAACCACAACAAG gtggggaaactgaggcacagagcctTTTTGTAA